From one Octopus bimaculoides isolate UCB-OBI-ISO-001 chromosome 1, ASM119413v2, whole genome shotgun sequence genomic stretch:
- the LOC106871679 gene encoding putative sulfiredoxin: protein MYLERFYSVKLFSLGVSHTLSKHLNTPFSKSPIVFYRQMCTKSDTDQNIDKTIHDAHITDIHDVPINIIQRPIPPVLDSEKLKSLMETIKNPNTRHLVPPIDLLWITGSEGGNYYYSFGGCHRFEAYTALQEKSIPCKLIKGTAEDLKVYMGSSAPDLR, encoded by the exons ATGTACTTAGAAAGGTTTTACTCCGTTAAGTTGTTTTCATTAGGTGTTTCACATACATTATCAAAGCATCTCAATACTCCTTTTTCAAAGTCACCGATTGTATTTTATAGACAAATGTGTACTAAAAGTGATACCGATCAAAACATTGACAAGACGATACATGATGCCCACATCACCGACATTCACGACGTTCCTATTAATATTATCCAGCGACCAATACCTCCAGTACTGGATTCAGAGAAActcaaatcattgatggaaacTATTAAG AATCCCAATACCAGGCATCTTGTGCCACCCATTGATCTTTTGTGGATCACAGGATCAGAAGGTggaaactattattattcatttggtgGTTGTCACAGATTTGAAGCATACACAGCTTTACAAGAGAAAAGCATTCCTTGTAAACTAATTAAAGGTACAGCAGAAGACCTTAAGGTTTACATGGGATCATCTGCTCCTGATCTTCGATAG